The following DNA comes from Actinomycetota bacterium.
TCGACGTCGCGGCGGGACTCGATGAACGCCCGCATCTCCTCGGGGGTCTCGTCGGCGTACACCTGGTCGCCGAGGAACAGCACCAGGTCCGGCCACCTCTCCGTGTCGTCGCCGGCCAGGCACAACGCGTACGCGCGCAGGGCATCGACGCCATGGCTGGTGGTCGGCGACCGCACCTACGTGGTGGACTGCGGACGCAGCGCGGTCACCCAGTTCAAGGCCGCGCTGCTGCAGCTGACCAGCCTGAAGGCGATCTTCATCACGCATCTGCACGCCGACCATGCCATCGACTTCTTCGACTTCTTCATGCTGGGCGGCTTCGGCCTCAACGACAGCAACGACGGCATCGTCGAACCGGTCGACGTGTACGGGCCGGGCCGCGCGGGCGCGCTGCCGCCACCGTTCCGGCCGGGCCCGGTCCCCACGATCGCCCCAGGGAACCCGACCCCGGGCCTGGCGGACCTCACCCGGCTGCAGGTGAGGGCGTTCGCCTACAGCACGAACCTGTTCCTGCGCGACTCCGGCATCCCCGATCCCCGGACCCTGCTACGCATTCACGAGGTCGATGTGCCGGACGTGGGTGCCGACCCGCTGGGGCCGACCGCGCCGCCGATGGAGCCGTTCACCATCGCAGACGACGGGGTGGTGATGGTCAGCGCCGTGCTGGTTCCCCATGGCCCGGTGTTCCCCTCGTTTGCCTACCGCTTCGACACCCCGGACGGATCGGTGGTCTTCTCCGGTGACACCGCGGCATCGGAGAACGTGGTGCGGCTGGCGCACGGGGCCGATCTGCTGGTGCACGAGGTCATCGACATCGACTTCTACGAGCGTTTCTTCGGCCTGCCGCCGGCCCTGCTGGAGCACCTGCGCGAGTCGCACACCGACGTCACCGAGCTCGGGCCGCTGGCG
Coding sequences within:
- a CDS encoding MBL fold metallo-hydrolase, with the translated sequence MVGDRTYVVDCGRSAVTQFKAALLQLTSLKAIFITHLHADHAIDFFDFFMLGGFGLNDSNDGIVEPVDVYGPGRAGALPPPFRPGPVPTIAPGNPTPGLADLTRLQVRAFAYSTNLFLRDSGIPDPRTLLRIHEVDVPDVGADPLGPTAPPMEPFTIADDGVVMVSAVLVPHGPVFPSFAYRFDTPDGSVVFSGDTAASENVVRLAHGADLLVHEVIDIDFYERFFGLPPALLEHLRESHTDVTELGPLAESAEVDTLVLTHLVPADPLLVSNRQWRRNVGRGYGGRVLVGNDLLDVGVRRTAHPSRLSGARHAAQRPGNLAG
- a CDS encoding alkaline phosphatase D family protein — encoded protein: MRSPTTSHGVDALRAYALCLAGDDTERWPDLVLFLGDQVYADETPEEMRAFIESRRDVDQPPGTELRDYEEYAHLYRLAWSDPANRWLLSTLPSLMIFDDHDIR